The following proteins are encoded in a genomic region of Coregonus clupeaformis isolate EN_2021a chromosome 14, ASM2061545v1, whole genome shotgun sequence:
- the LOC121581286 gene encoding sodium/potassium-transporting ATPase subunit alpha-2-like produces the protein MGKGSGAENGGGKKRKKERDLDELKKEVSMDDHKISLDDLERRYTVDLARGLTNAKALEVLARDGPNVLTPPPTTPEWVKFCRQLFGGFSLLLWIGAILCFLAYSIQVATEDEPANDNLYLGVVLSAVVIITGCFSYYQEAKSSKIMDSFKNMVPQQALVIREGEKMTINAELLVRGDLVEIKGGDRIPADLRVVSAAGCKVDNSSLTGESEPQTRTTEFTHENPLETRNIAFFSTNCVEGTAHGVVVGTGDHTVMGRIATLASGLETGQTPINMEIEHFIQLITGVAVFLGVSFFILAIILGYSWLEAVIFLIGIIVANVPEGLLATVTVCLTLTAKRMAKKNCLVKNLEAVETLGSTSTICSDKTGTLTQNRMTVAHMWFDNMIHEADTTEDQSGATFDKSSATWHTLSCVAGLCNRAEFKAGQEKFPILKRDTAGDASESALLKCIELSCGCVRSMRDRNPKVGEIPFNSTNKYQLSIHEHEDNENGHLLVMKGAPERILDRCSTIMIHGQEVPMDANWNEAFQSAYMELGGLGERVLGFCHLPLSPAQFPRGFTFDCEEVNFPTEGLCFVGLMSMIDPPRAAVPDAVGKCRSAGIKVIMVTGDHPITAKAIAKGVGIISEGNETVEDIAERLNIPLSQVNPRDAKACVVHGGDLKDMSAEYLDDLLRNHTEIVFARTSPQQKLIIVEGCQRTGAIVAVTGDGVNDSPALKKADIGVAMGIAGSDVSKQAADMILLDDNFASIVTGVEEGRLIFDNLKKSIAYTLTSNIPEISPFLLFIIASIPLPLGTVTILCIDLGTDMVPAISLAYETAESDIMKRQPRCPKTDKLVNDRLISMAYGQIGMIQAVAGFFTYFVILAENGFWPGTLLGIRLNWDDRANNEVEDSYGQQWTYEQRKIIEFTCHTSFFASIVVVQWADLVICKTRRNSVFQQGMKNRILIFGLFAETALAAFLSYCPGMDIALRMYPLKVSWWFCALPYSVLIFIYDEIRKLIIRRCPGGWVEQETYY, from the exons AGTGGTGCCGAAAATGGAggaggaaagaagaggaagaaggagagggacTTGGATGAGCTCAAGAAGGAGGTGTCCATG GATGATCACAAGATATCATTAGACGATCTGGAAAGACGCTACACAGTCGACTTGGCTCGg GGTTTGACCAATGCCAAGGCTCTGGAGGTGCTGGCCAGGGATGGGCCCAACGTCCTTACACCCCCTCCCACCACGCCAGAGTGGGTGAAGTTCTGCCGTCAGCTGTTCGGGGGCTTCTCCttgctcctctggatcggtgcCATCCTCTGCTTCCTGGCTTACAGTATCCAAGTGGCCACTGAGGACGAGCCAGCCAATGACAAT TTGTACCTGGGAGTGGTTCTGTCAGCTGTGGTCATCATCACTGGCTGTTTCTCTTACTACCAAGAGGCCAAGAGCTCAAAAATCATGGACTCCTTCAAGAACATGGTTCCTCAG CAAGCCCTGGTGATCAGGGAAGGAGAGAAGATGACAATCAATGCAGAGCTATTGGTGAGGGGAGACCTGGTGGAGATCAAAGGAGGAGACCGGATCCCTGCCGACCTCCGAGTTGTCTCCGCTGCGGGCTgcaag GTGGATAACTCCTCTCTGACTGGGGAGTCAGAGCCTCAGACACGTACCACAGAGTTCACCCATGAAAACCCCCTGGAGACTCGAAACATCGCCTTCTTCTCAACCAACTGTGTGGAGG gcACAGCCCACGGTGTAGTAGTAGGTACCGGTGACCATACAGTGATGGGTCGTATTGCCACCCTGGCCTCTGGGCTGGAGACGGGCCAGACTCCCATCAACATGGAGATCGAGCACTTCATCCAGCTGATCACGGGCGTGGCTGTGTTCCTGGGGGTGTCCTTCTTCATCCTGGCCATCATCCTGGGGTACAGCTGGTTGGAGGCTGTCATCTTCCTCATCGGCATCATCGTGGCCAATGTCCCAGAGGGCCTGCTGGCCACCGTCACT gTGTGTCTCACCCTCACTGCCAAGCGTATGGCAAAGAAGAACTGCCTGGTCAAGAATCTGGAAGCTGTGGAGACCCTGGGTTCTACCTCTACCATCTGTTCAGACAAAACAGGGACCCTGACCCAGAACCGCATGACCGTGGCCCACATGTGGTTTGACAACATGATCCATGAGGCCGACACTACGGAGGACCAGTCTG GTGCCACCTTTGACAAGAGCTCAGCTACATGGCACACACTGTCTTGCGTGGCTGGGCTCTGCAACCGCGCTGAGTTCAAAGCTGGGCAGGAAAAGTTCCCCATCCTCAAG AGGGACACTGCTGGCGACGCGTCAGAGTCTGCTCTGTTGAAATGTATCGAGCTCTCCTGTGGGTGTGTCCGCTCTATGAGAGACAGAAACCCCAAGGTGGGAGAGATTCCCTTCAACTCTACCAACAAGTACCAG CTTTCCATTCATGAACATGAAGACAATGAAAATGGCCACCTACTCGTTATGAAGGGAGCACCTGAGAGAATATTGGACAG GTGTAGTACCATCATGATCCACGGTCAGGAGGTTCCAATGGATGCCAACTGGAACGAAGCTTTCCAGAGTGCctacatggagctgggagggctGGGAGAGAGAGTTCTAG ggtTCTGTCACTTGCCACTGTCTCCGGCCCAGTTCCCTCGGGGGTTCACCTTCGACTGTGAGGAGGTCAACTTCCCTACGGAGGGGCTGTGTTTCGTGGGCCTCATGTCCATGATTGACCCTCCCCGCGCTGCCGTGCCCGACGCTGTGGGGAAGTGCCGCTCCGCCGGGATTAAG GTTATTATGGTGACAGGCGACCATCCAATCACTGCTAAAGCCATCGCTAAAGGCGTGGGCATCATCTCCGAGGGCAACGAGACTGTGGAGGACATCGCTGAAAGGCTGAATATTCCACTGAGCCAAGTCAACCccag GGATGCCAAGGCCTGTGTGGTGCACGGGGGGGACCTGAAGGACATGAGCGCAGAATACTTGGATGACCTGCTCAGGAACCACACTGAGATAGTGTTCGCCCGCACCTCACCTCAGCAGAAACTCATAATTGTAGAGGGCTGCCAGAGAACG GGGGCAATCGTTGCGGTTACTGGGGATGGAGTGAATGACTCACCTGCCCTGAAGAAGGCTGATATTGGGGTTGCCATGGGGATCGCTGGGTCTGATGTCTCCAAGCAGGCTGCTGACATGATCCTCCTGGACGACAACTTTGCCTCTATCGTCACAGGAGTGGAGGAAg GCCGTCTGATCTTTGATAACTTGAAAAAGTCCATTGCCTACACCCTGACCAGTAACATTCCAGAGATCAGCcctttcctcctcttcatcatcgcCAGCATTCCCCTGCCCCTGGGCACTGTCACCATCCTCTGTATCGACCTGGGAACTGACATG GTTCCTGCTATCTCATTGGCCTACGAGACGGCTGAGAGTGACATCATGAAGCGTCAGCCCCGGTGCCCAAAGACGGACAAGCTGGTGAACGACAGACTGATCAGCATGGCCTACGGACAGATAG gtATGATCCAGGCCGTAGCAGGTTTCTTCACCTACTTTGTGATCCTGGCTGAGAATGGCTTCTGGCCAGGGACCCTCCTTGGCATCCGTCTGAACTGGGATGATCGTGCTAACAACGAGGTGGAGGACAGCTATGGACAGCAGTGG ACCTATGAGCAGCGAAAGATCATTGAGTTCACCTGTCATACCTCGTTCTTTGCGAGCATCGTGGTAGTGCAGTGGGCTGATCTGGTTATCTGCAAGACCAGGAGGAACTCTGTCTTCCAGCAGGGCATGAA GAATCGTATCCTGATCTTTGGCCTGTTTGCTGAGACTGCTCTGGCTGCCTTCCTGTCCTACTGCCCAGGAATGGACATCGCCCTCCGCATGTACCCCCTGAA